Within Longimicrobiaceae bacterium, the genomic segment GGTGCAGATGGACCGGCGCCGCTCAGCGCCCCCGCAGCTCCATCGCCTCCGCCACCAGCTCGTGCGAGCGCAGCCGCGCGCCGAAGTCGTGCGTGACGGTGACCACCATGACCTCCTCCACCCCGTAGCGCTCCGCCGTGCCGAGGATCGCGTCCCGCACCGTGGCCGGGTCGCCGGCGATCGTCCGCGCCCCGGGCAGCTCCGGCGGGGGCGGGGACCACCCCGCTCCGAGCTCCGCCAGCGCGTCCTCCGGCGAGGGGATCCCCCGGTCGTAGCCGCGCATGATCCGGCGCCGCCACGCCTCCATGCTCGCGGAGAGCCGGTGCGCCTCCTCCCGCGTCTCGGCGCACACCACGCCCACGGCCACGCTCGCCCGCGGCTCCGCCAGCCGCGCCGAGGGGCGGAAGCGCTCCCGGTATCCCCGCACCGCCGCCGCGCCGTCCTCGCCGCTGATGAACTGCGCGAACGAGTAGGCGCACCCCAGCTCCGCGGCGTGCCGGGCGCCCTCCCCGCCGGAGCCCAGGATCCACAGCTCCGGCACACCCGGGCCCCGCGGCATCGCCCGGACGCGCCGCCACGGGTG encodes:
- a CDS encoding LLM class flavin-dependent oxidoreductase, with product MPLVLGVVDQSPVRNGGTAADALRETLELARAAERLGYARYWLAEHHSTNSFAGSAPEVLIPMVASATRTIRVGSGGVLLPHYSPLKVAEQFRVLETLFPGRIDLGMGRAPGGDPLTAGALRYGRSVPVEAFPQQVEELARWLANEDFPRDHPWRRVRAMPRGPGVPELWILGSGGEGARHAAELGCAYSFAQFISGEDGAAAVRGYRERFRPSARLAEPRASVAVGVVCAETREEAHRLSASMEAWRRRIMRGYDRGIPSPEDALAELGAGWSPPPPELPGARTIAGDPATVRDAILGTAERYGVEEVMVVTVTHDFGARLRSHELVAEAMELRGR